A region from the Achromobacter seleniivolatilans genome encodes:
- the hydA gene encoding dihydropyrimidinase — protein MTDFDLTLHNGRIVTADADFIGDIGIAGGVIAAVAAKLPAGRRAIDATGRLVMPGGIDSHCHVEQLSSMGVLCADDWYSASVSAAHGGNTTIVPFAAQHRGQSLRQVADEYAASAAAKSVIDFSYHLIISDPTPQTLNHDLPELIRAGITSFKVFMTYDKLKLDDKQLLDVFAIAAREGALPMVHAENNDVISWIARHLLAAGLTAPKYHAVSHDPIAENEATQRAISLAAVLEVPVLIVHVSTQGGAQAIHAAQTLGAPVYGETCPHYLLLTAEDIDIPGVEGAKFCCSPPPRDPVSQQALWQSLDSGTLALLSSDHAPYRYDESGKLPAGDATTFKQIANGLPGLEVRMPLLFSEGVRTGRLTLQQFVALTSTNHARMYGLYPKKGTISVGADADIAIWDPERVVTLSADRLHDNVGYTPYEGRQVTGWPTTVISRGEVIVDDGALHAERGRGRFIARGLPAPLQKTREISPRAALLRKIFPNVIEP, from the coding sequence ATGACCGACTTCGATCTGACTCTGCACAACGGCCGCATCGTCACGGCGGATGCCGATTTCATTGGCGACATCGGCATCGCAGGCGGCGTCATTGCCGCCGTCGCGGCCAAACTTCCTGCTGGCAGACGCGCAATCGACGCAACCGGCCGGCTGGTCATGCCTGGCGGCATCGACAGCCACTGTCACGTTGAGCAGTTGTCCAGCATGGGCGTGCTGTGCGCCGACGATTGGTACAGCGCGTCCGTGTCCGCGGCCCACGGCGGCAACACCACCATCGTGCCCTTCGCGGCGCAGCATCGCGGGCAGTCGCTGCGCCAGGTCGCGGATGAATACGCCGCATCGGCGGCCGCGAAATCGGTGATCGACTTCAGCTACCACCTGATCATTTCCGACCCCACGCCGCAAACGCTGAATCACGATCTGCCCGAGCTCATCCGCGCGGGCATCACGTCGTTCAAGGTCTTCATGACCTACGACAAGCTCAAGCTGGACGACAAACAGCTGCTGGACGTGTTCGCGATTGCCGCGCGTGAAGGCGCGCTGCCCATGGTGCATGCCGAAAACAATGACGTCATCAGCTGGATTGCGCGGCATCTGCTGGCGGCCGGCCTTACCGCGCCGAAGTATCACGCGGTCAGCCACGATCCCATCGCCGAGAACGAAGCAACGCAACGCGCCATCAGCCTGGCGGCCGTGCTGGAAGTGCCTGTGCTGATCGTGCACGTCTCCACGCAAGGCGGCGCGCAGGCCATTCATGCCGCGCAGACCCTGGGCGCGCCCGTGTACGGCGAAACCTGCCCGCACTACCTGCTGCTGACGGCGGAAGACATCGATATCCCTGGCGTCGAAGGCGCCAAGTTCTGCTGCAGCCCGCCGCCGCGTGACCCGGTGTCGCAACAGGCGTTGTGGCAAAGCCTGGACAGCGGCACGCTGGCGCTGCTGTCGTCCGACCACGCGCCGTACCGCTACGACGAATCCGGCAAGCTGCCTGCGGGCGACGCCACCACGTTCAAGCAGATCGCCAACGGCCTGCCCGGCCTGGAAGTGCGCATGCCGCTGCTGTTCTCGGAAGGCGTGCGCACAGGCCGCCTGACCTTGCAGCAGTTCGTGGCACTCACGTCCACCAACCATGCCCGCATGTATGGCCTGTACCCGAAGAAGGGCACGATTTCCGTCGGCGCGGATGCCGACATCGCCATCTGGGACCCCGAGCGCGTCGTCACGCTGTCCGCAGACCGCCTGCACGACAACGTGGGCTACACGCCGTACGAAGGCCGCCAGGTAACAGGCTGGCCCACCACCGTGATCAGCCGCGGCGAGGTCATCGTGGACGACGGCGCGTTGCACGCCGAACGCGGCCGCGGCCGATTCATTGCGCGCGGCCTGCCGGCCCCGCTGCAGAAAACGCGCGAGATCTCGCCGCGCGCCGCCTTGCTGCGCAAGATTTTTCCGAACGTGATCGAGCCGTAA
- a CDS encoding N-carbamoyl-D-amino-acid hydrolase → MGLAVAQMGAVNLADTRAVVVRRLVDMMREAAARKAEFVVFPELALTTFFPRYWMEDAEAVDRYFEKTMPNADVQPLFDTARELGIGFYLGYAELTPEGRQFNTAILVDRSAKIIGKYRKIHLPGHSDHKIDAPFQHLEKKFFEVGDLGFGVWETNDVKIGMCLCNDRRWPETYRVMSLQSAELIVLGYNTPSLNIHWDEPAHWRTTTHEIVLQASAYQNAVWVGAAAKCGHEDGHHMIGSSMIVAPSGEIVARASGEEDEVITARIDLGMGQTFRDHVFNFAKHRSPHHYKLITERTGAGEPLPVPEVV, encoded by the coding sequence ATGGGCCTGGCGGTCGCCCAGATGGGCGCCGTGAACCTGGCCGACACCCGCGCGGTTGTCGTCCGCCGCCTGGTCGACATGATGCGCGAGGCCGCCGCCCGCAAGGCGGAATTCGTCGTGTTCCCCGAGCTGGCGCTGACCACCTTCTTTCCGCGCTACTGGATGGAAGACGCGGAGGCCGTGGACCGCTATTTTGAAAAGACCATGCCGAACGCCGACGTGCAGCCGCTGTTCGACACGGCGCGCGAACTGGGCATCGGCTTCTATCTGGGCTATGCCGAACTGACGCCCGAAGGCCGCCAGTTCAACACCGCCATCCTGGTCGATCGCAGCGCAAAGATCATCGGCAAGTATCGCAAGATTCATCTGCCGGGACACTCCGACCACAAGATCGACGCACCGTTCCAGCACTTGGAAAAGAAGTTCTTTGAAGTGGGCGACCTGGGCTTTGGCGTGTGGGAAACCAATGACGTGAAGATCGGCATGTGCCTGTGCAATGATCGCCGCTGGCCTGAGACCTATCGCGTCATGTCGCTGCAAAGCGCCGAACTGATCGTACTGGGCTACAACACGCCGTCCTTGAACATCCATTGGGACGAACCCGCGCACTGGCGCACCACCACTCACGAGATCGTCCTGCAGGCCAGCGCCTACCAGAACGCGGTATGGGTTGGCGCCGCCGCCAAGTGCGGCCATGAAGACGGCCACCACATGATTGGCAGCTCGATGATCGTGGCGCCGTCAGGTGAGATCGTGGCGCGCGCAAGCGGCGAAGAAGACGAAGTGATCACGGCGCGCATTGATCTGGGCATGGGCCAGACCTTCCGCGACCACGTCTTTAACTTCGCCAAGCACCGCAGCCCGCATCACTACAAGCTGATCACCGAACGCACAGGCGCCGGCGAACCGCTGCCCGTGCCGGAAGTGGTCTAA
- a CDS encoding LysR family transcriptional regulator: MSELPGKVRSGPLNLRQIEVFHSIMITGSLSAAGRLLHVTQPAISRVLASIELRLGYALFERFKGRLHPTKEARKLFQEVESIQAGVNRLNDMAAGLAGHGGGLVSVVSSPSFGEWLIPAATAKFCARNPGVRIRYRPLGMDALLPQLLLGHADIAISTFKPEHPNLITSELAQGEIVCVLPAGHRLARESVIEPAMLAGEMLVGYGRDTPLGETLFAYWAKLGQEFDPAIEVRSSQTACSFVRQGVGVALVDSYGLTDALMHGIVVRRIEPAIALSVHVSHSRIEPPPSIAKAFLNQFSQIVKKELPAMTQAIINRA; the protein is encoded by the coding sequence ATGTCGGAATTACCCGGAAAGGTCCGGTCTGGGCCGTTGAACCTGCGGCAGATCGAGGTGTTTCACTCCATCATGATCACGGGATCGCTCAGTGCCGCAGGCCGGTTGCTGCACGTGACGCAGCCCGCCATCAGCCGCGTGCTGGCGTCGATCGAGCTGCGCTTGGGTTATGCGCTGTTTGAGCGGTTCAAAGGCCGCCTGCATCCCACCAAAGAAGCGCGCAAACTTTTCCAGGAAGTGGAATCCATTCAGGCGGGCGTCAACCGCCTGAATGACATGGCCGCGGGTCTGGCGGGGCATGGCGGGGGACTGGTCAGCGTGGTGTCCAGCCCCAGTTTTGGCGAATGGCTGATTCCAGCTGCGACCGCGAAATTCTGCGCCCGCAATCCGGGCGTGCGTATTCGCTACCGGCCGCTGGGCATGGACGCGCTGCTGCCCCAATTGCTGTTGGGGCACGCGGATATCGCTATCTCCACCTTCAAGCCCGAGCACCCCAATCTGATCACCAGCGAATTGGCGCAGGGCGAGATTGTTTGCGTGTTGCCGGCGGGCCACCGGCTGGCCCGGGAAAGTGTGATCGAACCGGCCATGCTGGCGGGCGAGATGCTGGTGGGTTATGGCCGCGATACGCCCTTGGGCGAAACCCTGTTTGCCTATTGGGCGAAGCTGGGGCAAGAGTTCGACCCGGCCATCGAGGTGCGCTCGTCCCAGACGGCGTGCTCGTTCGTGCGCCAAGGCGTGGGTGTGGCCCTGGTGGATTCTTATGGCCTCACGGACGCGCTGATGCACGGCATCGTGGTGCGCCGTATCGAGCCAGCGATTGCGCTGTCGGTGCACGTCTCTCATTCCCGGATTGAACCTCCGCCATCCATTGCCAAGGCGTTCCTGAACCAGTTTTCCCAGATCGTCAAAAAAGAATTGCCTGCGATGACGCAGGCAATTATCAACCGGGCTTAG
- a CDS encoding aspartate/glutamate racemase family protein produces MSNARITLVNPNSLIKVTEAIERAVAPFQRLPLEFRFLTSADGPAGIQTQAEADASIAPMAQLFLREAATTDAFVVACFSDPGLHGLRDLVSAPVLGIGECSVLTAMSMATRIGVIAIAGASIPRHLRYFRAMGVAERICGELALDMKVSDLADAELAFQRMVTVGKTLRDVHGADVLIMGCAGMADLRKRLEDECRLPVVEPTQAAVAMAAGRLFGRGG; encoded by the coding sequence GTGTCCAACGCCCGCATCACTCTCGTAAACCCGAATTCACTGATCAAGGTCACCGAAGCGATTGAGCGCGCCGTCGCTCCTTTCCAGCGCCTTCCCTTGGAATTCCGCTTTCTGACGTCCGCCGATGGCCCCGCCGGCATTCAGACGCAGGCTGAAGCTGACGCCAGCATCGCGCCCATGGCGCAACTATTTTTGCGCGAAGCTGCCACGACCGATGCTTTCGTGGTGGCCTGCTTTAGCGATCCGGGCCTGCACGGACTGCGTGATCTGGTGTCAGCGCCCGTCCTGGGCATCGGCGAGTGCTCGGTATTGACGGCCATGAGCATGGCCACCCGCATCGGTGTGATCGCCATCGCCGGCGCATCCATCCCGCGTCACTTGCGCTACTTCCGCGCAATGGGCGTGGCAGAACGTATCTGCGGTGAATTGGCCCTGGATATGAAAGTGAGCGACCTGGCCGACGCCGAACTGGCGTTCCAGCGTATGGTGACGGTCGGCAAGACGCTGCGCGACGTGCACGGCGCCGATGTGCTGATCATGGGCTGCGCCGGCATGGCGGACTTGCGCAAGCGGTTGGAAGACGAATGCCGCCTGCCGGTAGTGGAACCGACGCAGGCGGCGGTGGCGATGGCAGCGGGCCGGCTGTTTGGGCGGGGCGGCTAG
- a CDS encoding ABC transporter ATP-binding protein, whose amino-acid sequence MSETLLAVQGLCVEFGARAKPYRAVKSLDFTIGRGETVALVGESGSGKSVTALSLLRLIERAGGRIAAGAARFVPRDGKEVDLFALEESALRRIRGNEISMIFQEPMTSLNPVMTVGDQLAEVYLLHQDISREQAWAKAEAMLVAVKMSEPARRMTQYPGDLSGGMRQRVMIAMALACRPQLLIADEPTTALDVTVQAEIIDLIRDLQREVGMAVLFITHDMGVVAEIADRVVVMRHGDKIEENATVALFDAPQQTYTRDLLAAVPKLGDGSPDEAAVFDRPTVLEVSGLAKRFPVKAGAFGKVVANVHAVEGVSFNLRAGETLALVGESGSGKSTTGRLLMKLVQPTEGSIRLVGQDVTHMSPDKMRDMRRHIQMIFQDPYASLNPRLHAWDLVSEPLKVHGGYTREQRRERAAQLLERVNLPREFLDRYAHQFSGGQRQRLCIARALSVNPKIIVADEPVSALDVSVQARVIELMKELQAEMGLSYLFISHDMAVVEKVSHRVAVMYMGQIVEMGPTQEVLHRPRHPYTQRLLSAVPIPDPARRQQRTVRAARDIPSPIRKVGDNPQVAQLVQVAAGHFVQQGT is encoded by the coding sequence ATGAGCGAGACACTGCTGGCGGTTCAAGGGTTGTGCGTGGAGTTTGGCGCGCGCGCCAAACCCTATCGCGCCGTAAAGTCGCTGGACTTCACCATCGGGCGCGGCGAAACGGTGGCGCTGGTGGGCGAGTCGGGCTCCGGAAAATCGGTGACGGCGCTGTCTCTGCTGCGCCTGATCGAACGCGCAGGCGGCCGTATTGCAGCGGGCGCCGCCCGCTTCGTGCCGCGCGACGGCAAGGAAGTGGATCTGTTCGCCCTGGAAGAATCGGCGTTGCGCCGCATCCGCGGCAACGAGATCTCGATGATTTTCCAGGAGCCCATGACGTCGCTGAACCCGGTCATGACCGTGGGCGACCAATTGGCCGAAGTCTATTTGCTGCATCAGGATATCTCGCGCGAACAGGCCTGGGCCAAAGCCGAAGCCATGCTGGTGGCGGTGAAGATGTCTGAGCCCGCCCGGCGTATGACGCAATACCCTGGCGACCTGTCAGGCGGCATGCGTCAGCGCGTGATGATCGCCATGGCACTGGCCTGCCGTCCGCAATTGCTCATCGCGGATGAACCGACCACCGCGCTGGATGTCACGGTGCAGGCAGAAATCATCGACCTGATCCGAGACCTGCAACGCGAAGTCGGCATGGCCGTCTTGTTCATCACGCACGATATGGGCGTGGTGGCCGAGATTGCCGATCGCGTCGTGGTGATGCGCCATGGCGACAAGATCGAAGAGAACGCCACGGTGGCGTTGTTCGACGCGCCGCAACAGACTTACACGCGTGACTTGCTGGCCGCTGTGCCCAAGCTGGGCGACGGGTCTCCCGACGAAGCGGCCGTGTTTGACAGGCCGACAGTGCTGGAAGTCAGCGGCCTGGCCAAGCGCTTTCCCGTGAAGGCGGGGGCGTTTGGCAAGGTGGTGGCCAATGTGCATGCGGTTGAAGGCGTGTCGTTCAATTTGCGCGCGGGCGAGACGCTGGCGCTGGTGGGCGAGTCCGGGTCAGGCAAGTCGACCACGGGCCGCTTGCTGATGAAGCTGGTGCAGCCTACGGAAGGATCGATCCGCCTGGTGGGGCAGGATGTGACGCATATGTCGCCTGACAAGATGCGAGACATGCGGCGTCACATCCAGATGATTTTTCAGGACCCGTATGCGTCGTTGAATCCGCGTCTGCATGCCTGGGATCTGGTCAGTGAACCGCTGAAGGTGCACGGCGGCTACACGCGAGAGCAACGCCGCGAACGGGCGGCGCAGTTGCTGGAACGCGTCAACCTGCCGCGTGAGTTTCTGGACCGGTACGCGCACCAGTTCTCTGGAGGCCAGCGTCAACGCCTGTGCATCGCCCGCGCGCTGTCGGTGAATCCGAAGATCATTGTGGCGGACGAGCCCGTGTCCGCGCTGGATGTATCCGTGCAGGCGCGCGTGATCGAGCTGATGAAGGAATTGCAGGCCGAAATGGGCCTGTCATACCTGTTTATCTCGCACGACATGGCCGTCGTGGAAAAGGTCAGCCACCGTGTCGCCGTGATGTACATGGGGCAGATTGTCGAGATGGGTCCCACGCAGGAGGTGCTGCACCGCCCGCGCCATCCGTACACGCAACGGCTGCTGTCGGCGGTGCCGATTCCTGATCCGGCCCGCCGTCAGCAGCGCACTGTGCGCGCTGCGCGGGATATTCCCAGCCCGATTCGCAAAGTGGGAGACAACCCGCAGGTGGCGCAATTGGTCCAGGTTGCTGCAGGACATTTTGTGCAGCAAGGAACCTGA
- a CDS encoding amidohydrolase family protein, translated as MSDTNQTRITHFKNLSTLVAWDAELGSHVYIANADLVMRGNTVIHAGTGYTGSADSVVDGSGLMAMPGLVNVHTHPSSEPGNRGLLEELGSDKLGQSSLYEYMPVFRMGIETAQYANQVAVSEMLLSGVTTFVDMSLPRPGWADVVAGTGIRGVLGPMFRSAAWRTTDGHSVEYTWDEAAATKSFEAALDVVDSAINHPSGRLSAMLCPSQVDTCSPELLKEAQAAARRLGIPMQIHAAQSVVEFSEMTRRHGRTPIEWLDDQGLLDPDLIIGHGIFLNDHRTLYWPHADDFGLLQRSGAHVAHCPTVFVRRGIALSFLGRYLRAGINVGLGTDTFPHNMLDEMRLACYVARLQAGHFRAASTEEVFNAATVNGARMLGREDIGRITVGGKADFSLVDLSHPYMRPGREPLRSLIYSAGDRAIKDVYVDGAQVVQNGKLLTIDIERCMQEVERAQAQTIATVSQRDYAGRSIDAMSPRVFPSRA; from the coding sequence GTGAGCGATACCAATCAAACCCGCATCACCCATTTCAAGAACCTGTCCACGCTCGTGGCATGGGACGCGGAACTGGGTTCGCACGTCTATATAGCAAACGCTGACCTGGTGATGCGCGGCAACACCGTTATCCACGCTGGCACGGGCTACACGGGTTCGGCCGATAGCGTCGTTGACGGCAGCGGCCTGATGGCGATGCCCGGGCTGGTCAACGTGCATACCCACCCCTCATCTGAACCCGGCAACCGCGGCCTGTTGGAAGAATTGGGCAGCGATAAGCTGGGCCAGAGTTCGCTGTACGAATACATGCCGGTGTTCCGCATGGGCATCGAAACCGCGCAGTACGCCAATCAGGTCGCCGTATCCGAGATGTTGTTGAGCGGCGTGACCACCTTTGTGGATATGTCCTTGCCGCGTCCGGGTTGGGCCGATGTGGTGGCTGGCACCGGCATCCGCGGCGTGTTGGGTCCCATGTTCCGTTCAGCAGCATGGCGCACAACGGACGGCCATTCCGTGGAATACACCTGGGACGAGGCCGCCGCCACAAAATCGTTCGAAGCTGCGCTGGACGTGGTGGACAGCGCCATCAACCATCCCAGCGGACGCCTCAGCGCCATGCTGTGCCCGTCGCAAGTGGACACCTGCTCGCCAGAACTGTTGAAAGAAGCGCAAGCTGCCGCGCGCCGCCTGGGCATTCCGATGCAGATCCATGCGGCCCAAAGCGTGGTGGAGTTCTCCGAGATGACGCGCCGCCACGGCCGCACGCCGATTGAATGGCTGGACGATCAAGGCCTGCTGGACCCCGACCTGATCATTGGCCATGGCATTTTCCTGAATGATCACCGCACGCTGTACTGGCCGCATGCCGACGACTTTGGTCTGCTGCAACGCTCTGGCGCGCACGTGGCGCACTGTCCCACCGTGTTCGTGCGGCGGGGCATTGCGCTGAGTTTTCTGGGCCGCTATCTGCGCGCCGGCATCAACGTAGGTCTGGGCACGGATACCTTCCCGCACAACATGCTGGATGAAATGCGGCTGGCTTGTTATGTGGCCCGTTTGCAGGCCGGGCACTTCCGCGCAGCTTCCACTGAAGAAGTCTTCAATGCCGCAACCGTCAACGGCGCCAGGATGCTGGGCCGCGAAGACATCGGGCGCATCACGGTGGGCGGCAAAGCCGACTTCTCGCTGGTGGACCTGTCGCACCCCTATATGCGCCCCGGCCGCGAGCCGCTGCGCAGCCTGATCTATTCCGCTGGCGACCGCGCTATCAAGGATGTGTATGTGGATGGCGCGCAAGTCGTGCAGAACGGCAAGCTGCTGACCATCGATATCGAGCGCTGCATGCAGGAAGTGGAGCGCGCCCAGGCGCAGACGATCGCCACGGTGTCGCAGCGCGACTATGCCGGCCGCAGCATCGACGCCATGTCGCCGCGCGTATTTCCCAGCCGCGCGTAA
- a CDS encoding ABC transporter substrate-binding protein — protein MKLIKGLAVAPLALTCLLAAPTHAVAQSDKTVLILRELDTDKYDPHRTTARGAAEVLFMAADTMVGLDYDMKTPVPALAKSWTVSPDGLTYTFALRDNVTFCSGKKMTAKDVVASYERWLNPETKGLERWRAGPVDSITAPDDVTVVYKLKKPYNELLQQMAHYMHSVINIDQVKALGQDYGVKAFDGTGPYCFQSWTPRNEVVLTKHAGYNWGPSIYKDSTPKVDKIIWKIVPEESTRLTALQSGQADLSRYLPQWSIKDLKADKRLFVSKADPFYWTFFLGFKIDKPMLTDVNVRRAINLAINRKALTEAITFGEATPATGMLATSTPAGSNDAYRYDPAAANKLLDEAGWKKQSDGFRYKDGQKLSLLHYGITGYWKDIMEAVQGDMKKVGVDLRVQLFDSTSAWGKLATQEFDEFSMSFGYMSTGEALNSYFLSSSIPTPNRMNWKDADTDKWLAEGGEALDPKEGDVILSKALTKISDGAAWIPLYHDSLYLVGGQRMKPMRAHGIFGAAAYKGLDIELK, from the coding sequence ATGAAGCTCATCAAAGGCCTGGCCGTTGCGCCCTTGGCGCTGACCTGCCTGCTGGCCGCGCCGACGCATGCCGTTGCGCAGTCTGACAAGACCGTGCTGATTCTGCGCGAACTGGACACCGACAAATACGATCCGCATCGCACCACCGCGCGTGGCGCGGCGGAAGTGCTGTTCATGGCGGCCGACACCATGGTCGGCCTGGACTACGACATGAAGACGCCAGTGCCCGCGCTGGCCAAGAGCTGGACGGTGTCGCCGGACGGGCTGACCTACACCTTTGCATTGCGCGACAACGTCACGTTCTGCAGCGGCAAGAAGATGACGGCCAAAGATGTCGTGGCCAGCTACGAGCGTTGGTTGAACCCCGAGACCAAGGGCCTGGAGCGCTGGCGCGCAGGGCCTGTGGACAGCATCACGGCGCCTGATGACGTAACCGTGGTCTACAAGCTGAAGAAGCCCTACAACGAGCTGCTGCAACAGATGGCGCATTACATGCACTCGGTCATCAATATCGACCAGGTCAAAGCGCTGGGCCAGGATTATGGCGTGAAGGCGTTTGACGGCACCGGCCCGTACTGCTTCCAAAGCTGGACGCCGCGCAACGAAGTCGTGCTGACCAAGCACGCGGGCTACAACTGGGGCCCGTCGATCTACAAGGACTCCACGCCCAAGGTCGATAAGATCATCTGGAAGATCGTGCCGGAAGAAAGCACCCGTCTGACCGCGCTGCAAAGCGGGCAAGCGGACCTGTCGCGCTATTTGCCGCAGTGGTCCATCAAGGATCTGAAGGCGGACAAGCGCTTGTTCGTCAGCAAGGCGGACCCGTTCTACTGGACGTTCTTTTTGGGCTTCAAGATCGATAAGCCCATGCTGACCGACGTGAACGTGCGCCGCGCCATCAATCTGGCCATCAATCGCAAGGCATTGACGGAAGCGATTACGTTTGGTGAAGCCACGCCGGCTACCGGCATGCTGGCTACCAGCACGCCCGCAGGCAGCAATGACGCCTACCGCTACGATCCTGCCGCTGCCAACAAGCTGTTGGACGAAGCGGGCTGGAAGAAGCAGTCGGACGGCTTCCGCTACAAAGACGGCCAGAAGCTGTCGCTGCTGCACTACGGCATCACCGGCTACTGGAAAGACATCATGGAAGCCGTGCAAGGCGACATGAAGAAGGTGGGTGTGGACCTGCGCGTGCAGCTGTTTGATTCCACGTCGGCCTGGGGCAAGCTTGCCACGCAAGAGTTCGATGAATTCAGCATGAGCTTTGGCTACATGAGCACGGGTGAAGCGCTGAACAGCTACTTCCTGTCCAGCAGCATCCCCACGCCAAACCGCATGAACTGGAAGGATGCCGACACCGACAAGTGGCTGGCCGAAGGCGGCGAGGCGCTGGACCCCAAAGAAGGCGACGTGATCCTGTCCAAGGCGCTGACCAAGATTTCCGACGGCGCCGCATGGATTCCGCTGTACCACGACTCGCTGTACCTGGTGGGCGGCCAGCGCATGAAACCCATGCGCGCGCACGGCATCTTTGGCGCGGCGGCCTACAAGGGCCTGGACATCGAATTGAAGTAA
- a CDS encoding ABC transporter permease, with translation MSAGSTSSMGGLPPQAMATPLARIASRLRRDPILLLSLLAVIVIVLTAVFAPWLAPHDPYSTNMSIARKLPGWMSSDGITYLLGTDVQGRDILSRIIYGIRATLMLSVLAVIGGSGIGAILGILAAYYRPLEGVIMRVVDVLLSFPAILFGLSLSALLGPGTLAMVLALGVSAIPGMARIARGSAMVVMKQEYMEAGHAMGFGNFYLITRYLLPNCSSMLMIYATLQLGHTILLGSVLSFLGLGPQPPFAELGSMAADGRKFLQIFPHISTIPTMTIFFIVLAFNLLGDSLRDALDPKLRF, from the coding sequence ATGAGCGCAGGGTCGACTTCATCCATGGGCGGCCTGCCGCCCCAAGCCATGGCGACGCCGCTGGCGCGCATCGCATCGCGGCTGCGCCGCGACCCTATCCTGCTGCTGTCTCTGCTGGCAGTGATCGTGATTGTGCTGACGGCGGTGTTTGCGCCGTGGCTGGCGCCGCACGATCCCTATTCCACCAATATGTCCATTGCGCGCAAGCTGCCGGGCTGGATGTCGTCGGACGGCATCACCTACCTGCTGGGCACGGACGTGCAAGGCCGCGACATCCTGTCACGCATCATTTACGGCATCCGCGCCACCTTGATGCTGAGTGTGCTGGCTGTGATCGGCGGTTCGGGTATCGGCGCCATCCTGGGCATTCTGGCGGCGTACTACCGTCCGCTGGAAGGCGTGATCATGCGCGTCGTGGACGTGCTGCTGTCGTTTCCGGCGATTCTTTTCGGCTTGAGCCTGTCGGCCCTGCTTGGCCCCGGCACCTTGGCGATGGTGCTGGCCTTGGGTGTCTCTGCCATTCCCGGCATGGCGCGCATCGCCCGCGGCTCGGCCATGGTGGTGATGAAGCAGGAATACATGGAAGCCGGCCACGCCATGGGTTTTGGCAACTTTTATCTGATCACGCGCTACCTGCTGCCGAACTGCTCATCGATGCTGATGATCTACGCCACCTTGCAGCTGGGTCACACGATTTTGCTGGGTTCGGTGCTGTCGTTCCTGGGTTTGGGCCCGCAGCCGCCGTTCGCGGAATTGGGCAGCATGGCCGCCGATGGCCGCAAGTTCCTGCAGATCTTCCCGCACATATCCACCATTCCTACGATGACGATTTTCTTCATCGTGCTGGCCTTCAATTTGCTGGGCGACAGCCTGCGCGATGCGCTGGACCCCAAGCTGCGTTTCTGA
- a CDS encoding ABC transporter permease, giving the protein MIRQLLNRLYISLPVLLGVVVVCFVLLQVAPADPAAVIAGPTATADELAQVRQELGLDKPLLVQLTGYMWRLAHLDLGRSMISNVPVIDEIGSTIGATVELMLASVIWSIPLAILLGTLAAYRRGKLIDRFVMTLSVVGVSLPVFWVGLLLVQHVGGAGILPYIGRNGPLWTLAGLESVALPALTLGSVLIGPVARITRTAVIETLSGDYVRTARAKGAGESRVVLRHALRNALLPIVTLVGLQVGNLLGGAVVTEQIYSWPGVGRMAVGAIFAGDFPLAQGAILVTALGFIIINLIVDLLYGYLDPRGHKS; this is encoded by the coding sequence ATGATCCGGCAACTACTCAACCGCTTGTACATCTCTTTGCCCGTCCTGCTGGGCGTAGTGGTGGTGTGCTTTGTGCTGCTGCAAGTGGCCCCAGCCGACCCCGCCGCGGTCATCGCGGGCCCCACCGCAACGGCTGATGAACTGGCGCAGGTCCGTCAGGAGCTGGGCCTGGATAAGCCGCTGTTGGTTCAGCTGACGGGCTATATGTGGCGTCTGGCTCATCTGGATCTGGGCCGCTCGATGATTTCCAACGTGCCCGTGATCGACGAGATCGGCAGCACGATCGGCGCCACCGTGGAACTGATGCTGGCCAGTGTGATCTGGTCGATACCGCTGGCGATTCTGCTGGGCACGCTGGCTGCCTACCGCCGCGGCAAGCTGATTGACCGCTTTGTCATGACCTTGTCCGTGGTCGGCGTGTCATTGCCGGTGTTTTGGGTGGGCTTGCTGCTGGTGCAACACGTCGGGGGCGCGGGCATCCTGCCTTACATCGGCCGCAACGGCCCCTTGTGGACGCTGGCCGGCCTGGAATCCGTGGCCCTGCCCGCGTTGACGCTGGGGTCTGTCTTGATCGGCCCGGTTGCGCGCATTACGCGCACTGCCGTGATCGAAACACTGAGCGGTGACTACGTGCGCACGGCGCGTGCCAAGGGCGCGGGCGAAAGCCGGGTCGTATTGCGCCATGCGCTGCGCAATGCCTTGCTGCCCATCGTGACGCTGGTGGGCCTGCAAGTGGGCAACCTGCTGGGCGGCGCGGTGGTCACCGAACAGATCTACTCCTGGCCCGGTGTCGGCCGCATGGCGGTCGGCGCCATCTTTGCGGGCGACTTCCCGCTGGCCCAAGGCGCGATCCTCGTCACTGCGCTGGGGTTCATCATCATCAACCTGATCGTGGATCTGCTCTACGGCTATCTGGACCCGCGAGGACACAAATCATGA